One window of the Clostridium sp. MB40-C1 genome contains the following:
- a CDS encoding helix-turn-helix transcriptional regulator, with protein MDNNFEKYNEIAELLKILAHPVRLCIVRGLLEKGNCNVSTMQHCLDIPQPTVSTHLQKLKTAGIIEGERKGLEVSYKLCSDKVVKLINLLFED; from the coding sequence TTGGATAATAATTTTGAAAAATATAATGAGATAGCCGAGTTATTAAAAATATTAGCTCACCCTGTTCGATTATGTATAGTTAGAGGATTACTTGAAAAAGGAAATTGTAATGTAAGCACAATGCAGCATTGCCTTGACATTCCACAACCTACAGTTTCAACTCATCTTCAAAAATTAAAAACTGCAGGAATAATAGAAGGTGAACGTAAAGGATTAGAGGTAAGTTATAAATTATGCAGTGATAAAGTAGTTAAACTTATAAATTTATTATTTGAAGATTAA
- a CDS encoding FAD-dependent oxidoreductase: protein MNKKVLIIGGVAGGASAAARLRRLDENTEIILFERGSHISFANCGLPYYIGGSIQERENLLVSTPEDMKDKFNIDVRIKSEVVNIDTDKKEVTVNNFDKGTYTEKYDYLILSPGAKPIKPSISGIESKNIFTLRNMEDTDKIKEYVSKNKLDSAVVIGGGFIGVEMAENLNEIGVKVTLVEAASHILAPFDEDMVTIAEKELQDHNINLVLDNGVKSFTDKENKIDVLLNDDTELIADIVILAIGVTPDVSFLKNTLLEFGPKGHIIVNENLETNIKDVYAVGDAVEVVDFINGQKTAVPLAGPANKQGRIAADNICGIKTTYKGTQGTSILKVCDLTCAATGNNERILKKNNISYKIIYVYPQSHASYYPGATPITLKLIFNGEGRILGAQAIGYEGVDKRIDDIATVIRLKGSVTDLTELELSYAPPYSSAKDPVNIAGYYAEDILTEKSEVILPREIKNRDKESTIILDVRTDLERENGAIEGDIHIPLQQLRGRLNELDKNKEIWAYCQIGLRGYIAERLLKQKGFKAKNITGGYKQFMAEKFKPKKINHSEKMIASIENPKISNGIVKNLDACGLSCPGPLMRVKAAVDELKPGDTLNVSASDPGFYEDIKAWCRKTNTELLGLNKEKGIIKASLKKCEKDVSSSIQETAVSTNTKDSQTMVVFSGDLDKAIASFIIANGAAAMGKKVTMFFTFWGINIIRKNEHVPVKKNFIETMFGKMMPRGSEKLKLSNMNMGGMGAKMIKGIMKKHNVHSLEELIQSAIDNGVEIVACQMSMELLGLRKEELIDNVKLAGVGYYLGEADQSNINLFI, encoded by the coding sequence ATGAATAAAAAAGTGTTAATTATTGGAGGGGTCGCTGGAGGAGCTTCTGCTGCTGCAAGACTTAGAAGATTAGATGAAAACACTGAAATTATTTTATTTGAAAGAGGAAGTCATATATCTTTTGCTAATTGCGGCCTTCCTTACTATATAGGAGGATCAATTCAAGAGAGAGAAAATCTTTTAGTATCTACTCCTGAGGATATGAAAGATAAATTTAATATAGATGTAAGAATTAAAAGTGAAGTTGTAAATATAGACACTGATAAAAAAGAAGTTACTGTTAATAATTTTGACAAAGGAACTTATACAGAAAAATATGATTATTTAATATTATCCCCTGGAGCTAAGCCAATAAAACCTAGTATCTCTGGAATAGAAAGTAAAAACATATTTACTTTAAGGAATATGGAAGATACGGATAAAATTAAAGAGTATGTAAGTAAAAATAAATTAGATTCAGCTGTAGTTATTGGCGGAGGATTTATAGGAGTTGAGATGGCTGAAAATCTAAATGAAATTGGTGTTAAAGTTACTTTAGTTGAGGCAGCTTCTCATATACTTGCTCCTTTTGATGAGGATATGGTTACTATAGCTGAAAAAGAGCTTCAAGACCACAATATTAATTTAGTTTTAGATAATGGAGTTAAATCTTTTACTGATAAAGAAAATAAAATAGATGTTCTTTTAAATGATGATACAGAATTAATAGCTGATATAGTTATATTAGCTATAGGAGTAACACCAGATGTGAGCTTTTTGAAAAATACTTTATTAGAATTTGGACCTAAAGGTCATATTATAGTAAATGAAAATTTAGAAACTAATATTAAAGATGTTTATGCTGTTGGAGATGCTGTAGAAGTTGTTGATTTTATAAATGGTCAAAAAACAGCTGTTCCTTTGGCAGGACCTGCTAATAAACAAGGAAGAATAGCAGCAGATAATATTTGTGGAATAAAAACGACTTATAAGGGAACTCAAGGTACTTCTATACTAAAAGTATGTGATCTTACTTGTGCAGCCACAGGGAATAATGAAAGAATCCTTAAGAAGAACAATATATCTTATAAGATTATATATGTTTATCCTCAAAGTCATGCTTCTTACTATCCTGGTGCCACTCCAATAACATTAAAGTTGATTTTTAATGGTGAAGGCAGAATATTAGGTGCACAAGCTATTGGCTATGAGGGCGTAGATAAAAGAATAGATGATATAGCAACAGTTATAAGATTAAAAGGTTCTGTAACTGATTTAACAGAATTAGAATTAAGTTATGCACCACCTTATTCTTCTGCTAAAGATCCTGTGAATATAGCTGGATATTATGCTGAAGATATATTAACAGAGAAATCAGAAGTTATACTTCCAAGAGAAATAAAGAATAGAGATAAAGAGTCTACAATAATTTTGGATGTTAGAACAGACCTAGAGCGAGAAAATGGAGCTATAGAAGGAGATATTCATATTCCTCTTCAACAATTAAGAGGTAGGTTAAATGAGTTAGATAAAAACAAGGAAATATGGGCATATTGCCAAATTGGTCTTAGAGGTTATATAGCTGAAAGATTACTAAAACAAAAAGGATTTAAGGCAAAGAATATTACAGGAGGCTATAAACAATTTATGGCAGAAAAATTTAAACCTAAGAAGATAAATCATTCTGAAAAAATGATTGCTAGTATAGAAAATCCTAAAATAAGCAATGGAATAGTTAAAAATTTAGATGCTTGTGGGTTAAGCTGTCCTGGTCCATTAATGAGAGTTAAGGCTGCAGTAGATGAATTAAAACCTGGTGATACTTTAAATGTATCGGCTTCTGATCCAGGGTTTTATGAAGATATAAAAGCTTGGTGCAGAAAAACAAATACAGAGCTTTTAGGTTTAAACAAAGAAAAAGGTATAATTAAAGCTTCTTTAAAGAAGTGTGAAAAAGATGTATCTTCATCGATACAAGAAACAGCAGTTTCTACGAACACTAAAGATTCTCAAACTATGGTTGTATTTAGTGGTGACTTAGATAAAGCAATAGCTTCATTTATAATAGCTAATGGTGCTGCTGCTATGGGCAAAAAAGTCACTATGTTCTTTACATTTTGGGGAATAAATATTATTAGAAAAAATGAACATGTTCCAGTTAAAAAGAATTTTATTGAAACAATGTTTGGAAAAATGATGCCAAGAGGAAGTGAAAAGTTAAAATTATCAAATATGAACATGGGTGGAATGGGTGCTAAAATGATCAAAGGCATAATGAAAAAACACAATGTACATTCCTTGGAAGAACTCATACAATCAGCTATTGACAATGGAGTTGAAATAGTTGCATGCCAAATGTCTATGGAACTTTTAGGATTAAGAAAGGAAGAATTAATAGATAATGTTAAGCTGGCAGGTGTAGGTTACTACCTTGGAGAAGCTGATCAATCTAATATAAATTTATTTATATAA
- a CDS encoding D-alanyl-D-alanine carboxypeptidase family protein, whose amino-acid sequence MRRKLSTLLLTLTFLLVFSINAFAANADLPHIYGKTGIVIDVETGEIIYAKGIDESPMYPASTTKLLTALLFAENKKPTDIIKYTPTAAKQPQYALYDLVGKSKITTNDTMTADDVMKSLLLFSANDAAYMIAESVGGTPEKFEEMMNNKIKQLGLKNTHFVTPNGLDNGINNHYTSAYDLSVIAKEAYKNPWVKKVMNIKQDKIEISNGTIAYITNRNKLLGTKIDTALADKTGIDLNQQPASNAVCIGGKTGYTSKSGRCLVAIFEKDGRKLCGVVMKSLYDAKDTYVFNDMAKIINWSYAAKRVPLYKANTEVKKVTLKYKPLKFIGPEKEIQVPLVVKKDVEYYDNDINKAEAKTDFEFSNLKVGKLDKDTSAGNLVIKERNAIKKYELYPTISSGSIVKQNILLYIGLVGAVVVVILLITLLVKAISRNSNRRRRRRF is encoded by the coding sequence TATTATTGACTTTAACTTTTTTACTAGTATTCTCTATTAACGCATTTGCAGCTAATGCTGATTTACCACATATATATGGTAAAACTGGCATAGTAATCGATGTTGAAACTGGAGAAATTATATATGCAAAAGGCATAGATGAATCTCCAATGTATCCTGCAAGTACTACAAAACTTTTAACAGCATTGTTATTTGCAGAGAACAAAAAACCTACAGACATCATTAAATATACTCCAACAGCTGCAAAACAACCTCAGTATGCTTTATATGATTTAGTTGGAAAAAGCAAAATCACAACTAATGATACAATGACTGCTGATGATGTAATGAAATCACTTTTACTTTTCTCAGCAAATGATGCTGCATACATGATAGCTGAGAGTGTTGGTGGAACTCCTGAGAAGTTTGAAGAAATGATGAATAATAAAATAAAACAACTTGGTTTAAAAAACACTCATTTTGTAACTCCTAATGGATTAGATAATGGAATAAATAATCATTATACTTCAGCTTACGATTTAAGCGTAATAGCTAAAGAAGCTTACAAAAATCCATGGGTTAAAAAAGTAATGAATATCAAACAAGACAAAATTGAAATTTCTAATGGAACAATTGCTTACATAACAAATAGAAATAAATTACTTGGAACCAAAATAGATACTGCATTAGCTGACAAAACAGGAATAGATTTAAATCAACAACCTGCATCTAATGCTGTTTGTATTGGAGGTAAAACAGGTTATACATCAAAATCCGGAAGATGTCTTGTAGCTATATTTGAAAAAGACGGAAGAAAGCTTTGCGGTGTTGTAATGAAGTCTCTTTATGATGCTAAAGATACATATGTATTTAATGATATGGCTAAAATAATAAATTGGAGTTACGCTGCTAAAAGGGTTCCTTTATACAAAGCAAATACTGAAGTAAAAAAAGTAACTTTAAAATATAAACCTCTTAAATTTATAGGACCTGAAAAAGAAATTCAAGTACCTTTAGTAGTAAAAAAAGACGTAGAATATTATGATAATGACATTAATAAAGCAGAAGCAAAAACAGATTTTGAATTTTCTAATTTGAAAGTTGGTAAGCTTGATAAAGATACTAGTGCTGGTAATCTTGTGATTAAAGAAAGAAATGCAATAAAAAAATATGAATTATATCCAACTATCTCTTCAGGAAGTATTGTAAAACAAAACATTCTCTTATATATAGGTTTAGTTGGTGCTGTTGTTGTTGTTATTCTATTAATTACTTTACTCGTAAAAGCTATTTCAAGAAATAGCAACAGAAGACGTAGAAGAAGATTTTAA